In a single window of the Xylanimonas protaetiae genome:
- the frr gene encoding ribosome recycling factor has translation MIDETLFEAEEKMDKAIEVAMEDFAGIRTGRANAGMFSKITVDYYGAPTPLQQLASFNIPEARTVLISPFDKGSMAVIEKALRDSNLGVNPSNDGNAIRIVLPALTEERRREYVKLAKTKAEDAKITIRNLRRKAKDVLDKLVKDGDAGEDEVARAEKELEALTKKHVDQVDVLLAGKESELLEV, from the coding sequence GTGATCGACGAGACCCTCTTCGAGGCCGAGGAGAAGATGGACAAGGCGATCGAGGTCGCCATGGAGGACTTCGCCGGCATCCGCACCGGGCGTGCGAATGCCGGGATGTTCAGCAAGATCACCGTGGACTACTACGGTGCCCCCACCCCGCTGCAGCAGCTGGCGTCGTTCAACATCCCCGAGGCGCGCACGGTGCTCATCTCGCCGTTCGACAAGGGCTCGATGGCCGTGATCGAGAAGGCGCTGCGCGACTCGAACCTGGGCGTCAACCCGTCCAACGACGGCAACGCCATCCGCATCGTCCTGCCCGCCCTCACCGAGGAGCGTCGGCGCGAGTACGTGAAGCTCGCGAAGACCAAGGCGGAGGACGCGAAGATCACGATCCGCAACCTGCGCCGCAAGGCCAAGGACGTGCTCGACAAGCTCGTCAAGGACGGCGACGCCGGCGAGGACGAGGTCGCGCGCGCGGAGAAGGAGCTCGAGGCCCTGACGAAGAAGCACGTCGACCAGGTCGACGTCCTTCTCGCGGGCAAGGAGAGCGAGCTGCTCGAGGTCTGA
- the thiE gene encoding thiamine phosphate synthase has translation MSADLAAAAVRPGASPAGPGVRGAFDPAVYLVTDTVRCGGPAGVLDTVRAALAGGVTAVQLRDPGASTRELAALGEALLAVLRPAGVPLVVDDRVDVALAIGADGAHVGQHDLDPVAARRLLGPGRHLGLSVTTPAEAVAAAALPAGTLDLLGVGPVHATTSKADARPAIGLDGLAAVAAAARAAGAPPCVAIGGLRAVDVPALRAAGAVGSAVVSAVCGTPDPRAATAALAHAWRAR, from the coding sequence ATGAGCGCGGACCTGGCCGCGGCGGCCGTGAGACCGGGCGCCTCGCCCGCGGGACCGGGCGTGCGCGGCGCGTTCGACCCGGCCGTCTACCTCGTGACCGACACCGTGCGGTGCGGCGGTCCTGCGGGCGTCCTCGACACGGTGCGTGCCGCCCTCGCGGGCGGCGTCACCGCCGTGCAGCTGCGCGACCCGGGCGCGAGCACGCGCGAGCTCGCGGCGCTGGGCGAGGCACTGCTCGCGGTGCTGCGCCCGGCCGGCGTGCCGCTCGTCGTCGACGACCGGGTCGACGTCGCGCTCGCGATCGGCGCCGACGGCGCGCACGTCGGCCAGCACGACCTCGACCCCGTGGCGGCCCGCCGGCTGCTCGGGCCCGGCCGGCACCTGGGCCTGAGCGTCACGACGCCCGCCGAGGCCGTCGCCGCGGCCGCGCTCCCGGCCGGCACCCTCGACCTGCTGGGCGTCGGGCCCGTGCACGCGACGACGTCGAAGGCGGACGCCCGCCCGGCGATCGGGCTCGACGGGCTCGCCGCCGTCGCCGCGGCCGCCCGCGCGGCGGGCGCGCCGCCCTGCGTCGCCATCGGCGGCCTGCGGGCCGTCGACGTGCCCGCGCTGCGCGCGGCGGGCGCCGTGGGGTCCGCGGTCGTCTCGGCGGTGTGCGGCACGCCCGACCCGCGCGCGGCGACGGCCGCGCTCGCGCACGCGTGGCGGGCACGATGA
- a CDS encoding phosphatidate cytidylyltransferase: MTDLPEPLPPASRRASAERTPRAGRNLPAAIAVGVLLLVVVGASLWFRAEPFVALVAVAVSAGLWELRAAFQRRGIQLPIWPLVVGGVGMAVSAHVGGPEALLVSYVLTVAAAALWRVLDGPGKDAPRDVAASAFAATYVPFLAGFVVLLLGQHDGRWLVALFILLAVANDTGGYIAGVLFGKHPLAPTVSPKKSWEGMAGSVVLTTAVGVVGAHLVLDKPFLPDGGHPLLGSSLVLGLVLGFMTAVTATVGDLAESLLKRDLDLKDMGSLLPGHGGVLDRVDSILVTAPFVYLVLSVAVSGPAA, encoded by the coding sequence ATGACCGATCTCCCCGAACCCCTCCCGCCCGCGAGCAGGCGCGCGTCCGCCGAGCGCACGCCGCGGGCCGGCCGCAACCTCCCGGCGGCCATCGCCGTCGGCGTGCTCCTGCTCGTCGTGGTCGGAGCCTCCCTGTGGTTCCGCGCCGAGCCGTTCGTCGCCCTCGTGGCGGTGGCGGTCAGCGCGGGCCTGTGGGAGCTGCGCGCGGCGTTCCAGCGCCGCGGCATCCAGCTCCCGATCTGGCCGCTCGTCGTCGGCGGCGTCGGCATGGCCGTGTCCGCGCACGTCGGCGGGCCGGAGGCGCTACTCGTGTCGTACGTGCTCACGGTGGCCGCGGCCGCGCTGTGGCGCGTCCTCGACGGGCCCGGCAAGGACGCCCCGCGCGACGTCGCGGCGTCCGCGTTCGCGGCGACGTACGTGCCGTTCCTGGCCGGGTTCGTGGTGCTGCTGCTCGGGCAGCACGACGGCCGCTGGCTCGTGGCGCTGTTCATCCTGCTCGCGGTGGCGAACGACACGGGCGGGTACATCGCCGGCGTGCTGTTCGGCAAGCACCCGCTCGCGCCGACCGTCAGCCCCAAGAAGAGCTGGGAGGGCATGGCCGGCTCGGTCGTCCTGACGACGGCCGTGGGCGTCGTCGGCGCCCACCTCGTGCTCGACAAGCCGTTCCTGCCGGACGGGGGGCACCCGTTGCTGGGCTCGTCGCTCGTCCTCGGCCTCGTGCTGGGCTTCATGACGGCCGTCACAGCGACGGTGGGCGACCTGGCGGAGTCGCTGCTCAAGCGCGACCTAGACTTGAAGGACATGGGTTCGCTCCTCCCCGGGCACGGGGGCGTGCTGGACCGGGTCGACTCGATCCTCGTCACCGCACCGTTCGTCTACCTCGTCCTGTCGGTGGCCGTGTCGGGTCCCGCAGCGTAA
- the tsf gene encoding translation elongation factor Ts gives MANYTIQDIKDLRALTGAGMTDVKKALDEADGDQQKAVELIRKRGLAKAAKREGNATSEGLVAVKVEDVAAGQVATLIELNAETDFVVKNEKFVALADQVLDAVSAAGAADAEAGLAAPVAGETVADIIAAAAGTLGEKIVLARVARVEGPKVTTYLHRTAKDLPPSIGVVVVTDEAGEAAAKDVAQHIAAMAPKYLTRDEVPADVVDKEREIAREVSIAEGKPEAALPKIVEGRLNGFFKENVLVEQPLAKDTKVTVAKHVEATGGQLTGFVRFRVGN, from the coding sequence ATGGCGAACTACACCATCCAGGACATCAAGGACCTGCGCGCGCTGACCGGCGCGGGCATGACCGACGTCAAGAAGGCCCTCGACGAGGCCGACGGCGACCAGCAGAAGGCCGTCGAGCTCATCCGCAAGCGCGGCCTGGCCAAGGCCGCCAAGCGTGAGGGCAACGCCACCTCCGAGGGCCTCGTGGCCGTCAAGGTCGAGGACGTCGCCGCCGGTCAGGTCGCGACGCTCATCGAGCTGAACGCCGAGACCGACTTCGTCGTCAAGAACGAGAAGTTCGTCGCGCTGGCCGACCAGGTGCTCGACGCCGTGTCCGCCGCGGGTGCCGCCGACGCCGAGGCCGGCCTCGCCGCCCCCGTCGCGGGCGAGACCGTCGCCGACATCATCGCCGCCGCCGCCGGCACCCTGGGCGAGAAGATCGTCCTGGCCCGCGTGGCCCGCGTCGAGGGCCCGAAGGTCACGACCTACCTGCACCGCACCGCGAAGGACCTGCCGCCGAGCATCGGCGTCGTCGTCGTCACGGACGAGGCGGGCGAGGCCGCTGCCAAGGACGTCGCGCAGCACATCGCCGCGATGGCCCCGAAGTACCTGACGCGCGACGAGGTCCCGGCCGACGTCGTCGACAAGGAGCGCGAGATCGCCCGCGAGGTGTCGATCGCCGAGGGCAAGCCCGAGGCCGCGCTGCCGAAGATCGTCGAGGGTCGCCTCAACGGCTTCTTCAAGGAGAACGTCCTGGTCGAGCAGCCGCTCGCCAAGGACACCAAGGTGACCGTCGCCAAGCACGTCGAGGCCACGGGCGGCCAGCTCACCGGCTTCGTCCGCTTCCGCGTCGGCAACTGA
- a CDS encoding DivIVA domain-containing protein — protein MSSSSLFGTVSVLKTGYEKDEVDEFFDHARQAYEGRTAQPLTAAEIQQATFDLVRGGYDTHEVDAALDRLESAFVARQRAEFVGAHGQDAWMGALAERARTLYGRLGRPDGDKFAPADRGQQGYDKDDVDALCDRLVGYFDRQEPLTSAQLRSATFAAARGEDAYAEGPVDAFFARAVEVLLGVE, from the coding sequence GTGAGCAGCAGCTCTCTGTTCGGCACCGTGTCGGTGCTGAAGACCGGGTACGAGAAGGACGAGGTCGACGAGTTCTTCGACCACGCCCGCCAGGCGTACGAGGGCCGCACGGCCCAGCCCCTGACGGCCGCCGAGATCCAGCAGGCGACCTTCGACCTGGTGCGCGGCGGCTATGACACGCACGAGGTGGACGCCGCGCTGGACCGTCTGGAGTCGGCGTTCGTCGCCCGGCAGCGCGCCGAGTTCGTCGGCGCCCACGGCCAGGACGCATGGATGGGCGCCCTCGCCGAGCGCGCCCGCACGCTGTACGGCCGCCTGGGCCGCCCGGACGGCGACAAGTTCGCCCCGGCGGACCGCGGCCAGCAGGGCTACGACAAGGACGATGTCGACGCGCTGTGCGACCGCCTGGTCGGCTACTTCGACCGTCAGGAGCCGCTGACGTCCGCCCAGCTGCGGTCGGCGACGTTCGCCGCCGCGCGCGGCGAGGACGCCTACGCCGAGGGCCCGGTCGACGCGTTCTTCGCGCGGGCCGTGGAGGTCCTGCTCGGCGTCGAGTGA
- the thiM gene encoding hydroxyethylthiazole kinase, with protein sequence MSTVMPSVLTPGDVAGVVTAVRATGPLVHCITNTVVTNVTANVLLAAGAAPAMVATPVEAGGFARVADGLLTNLGTVEGEQPDAMRVAAHAAVDAGTPWVLDPVAIGALPLRTALAAELLAVGPTIVRGNASEVAALAGGQGGRGVDSLDTPDGVRATALRLARESGAVVAVSGAVDLVTDGARVVRVRSGHPLLTRVTGVGCSLGALVAACAAVTDDRLLAATAATAWMCVAGELAAATAPTTGSFAVALLDRIDDVEPAVVGARAGLVAEPVGAAA encoded by the coding sequence ATGAGCACCGTCATGCCGTCCGTCCTCACCCCCGGCGACGTCGCCGGCGTGGTGACCGCCGTCCGGGCGACCGGCCCGCTCGTCCACTGCATCACGAACACCGTGGTCACGAACGTCACGGCGAACGTGCTGCTCGCCGCGGGCGCGGCGCCCGCGATGGTCGCCACGCCCGTCGAGGCGGGCGGGTTCGCGCGCGTCGCCGACGGGCTGCTGACCAACCTCGGCACCGTCGAGGGCGAGCAGCCCGACGCGATGCGCGTCGCCGCGCACGCGGCGGTCGACGCGGGGACGCCGTGGGTGCTCGACCCCGTCGCGATCGGGGCGCTGCCCCTGCGCACGGCCCTGGCGGCCGAGCTGCTCGCCGTCGGGCCCACGATCGTGCGGGGCAACGCGTCGGAGGTCGCGGCCCTGGCCGGCGGGCAGGGCGGGCGCGGCGTCGACTCGCTGGACACGCCCGACGGCGTGCGCGCCACGGCGCTGCGCCTCGCCCGCGAGTCGGGGGCCGTCGTCGCCGTGAGCGGGGCGGTGGACCTCGTCACCGACGGCGCCCGCGTGGTGCGCGTGCGTTCCGGCCACCCGCTGCTCACGCGCGTGACGGGCGTGGGGTGCTCGCTCGGCGCGCTCGTCGCGGCGTGCGCCGCGGTGACCGACGACCGGCTCCTGGCCGCGACCGCGGCGACCGCGTGGATGTGCGTCGCGGGCGAGCTCGCGGCCGCGACGGCACCCACGACCGGGTCGTTCGCCGTCGCGCTGCTCGACCGGATCGACGACGTCGAGCCCGCCGTCGTCGGCGCGCGCGCCGGGCTCGTGGCCGAGCCCGTGGGGGCGGCGGCATGA
- a CDS encoding class I SAM-dependent methyltransferase, protein MTAFQQIVRGPGRKPHHVVVRQLARGFDAVNAHVWWSHNDHFHGWVLRRLRAARGPAVVVDVGCGAGTLVAALRARGGRVVGIDPDDLMARTAAERFAADDGVTIARTSYFDLARGDGLVPAAGVRGLTMIASFHHLAHERGLEATLEHARALLAPGGRLVVVGLARPSVTADYVVDMVSVVLNPLMGLVKRAQGLTFRRAAPAEAGRNEAGMPVRDPDETYTDVAQAAARVLPGARVRRRLWFRYSLEWTAERSAA, encoded by the coding sequence ATGACTGCCTTCCAGCAGATCGTCCGCGGCCCAGGTCGCAAGCCCCACCACGTCGTGGTCCGCCAGCTCGCGCGCGGCTTCGACGCGGTCAACGCCCACGTGTGGTGGAGCCACAACGACCACTTCCACGGCTGGGTCCTGCGCCGCCTCCGGGCGGCGCGGGGCCCGGCCGTCGTCGTCGACGTCGGCTGCGGCGCCGGCACGCTCGTCGCAGCCCTGCGGGCCCGCGGCGGCCGCGTGGTGGGCATCGACCCCGACGACCTCATGGCCCGCACCGCCGCAGAGCGCTTCGCCGCCGACGACGGCGTGACGATCGCCCGCACCTCGTACTTCGACCTGGCGCGCGGCGACGGCCTCGTGCCCGCCGCCGGCGTCCGCGGCCTGACGATGATCGCCTCGTTCCACCACCTCGCCCACGAACGAGGTCTCGAGGCGACCCTCGAGCACGCCCGCGCGCTGCTCGCCCCCGGCGGGCGCCTCGTCGTCGTCGGCCTGGCCAGGCCGAGCGTGACGGCGGACTACGTCGTCGACATGGTCTCCGTGGTGCTCAACCCGCTCATGGGGCTCGTCAAGCGGGCGCAGGGCCTGACGTTCCGGCGCGCGGCTCCCGCCGAGGCGGGCCGCAACGAGGCGGGCATGCCGGTGCGCGACCCGGACGAGACCTACACGGACGTCGCCCAGGCCGCCGCACGCGTGCTGCCGGGGGCACGCGTGCGACGCCGGCTGTGGTTCCGCTACTCGCTGGAGTGGACGGCGGAGCGGTCCGCCGCGTAG
- the pyrH gene encoding UMP kinase, translating into MTKKTNETTGGPRRVLLKLSGEAFGGGSVGLDAGVVRRIAAEISEAVRQGVEVAVVVGGGNFFRGAELSHAGMDRSRADYMGMLGTVMNCLALQDFLEQAGTKTRVQTAITMGQVAESYIPLRAIRHLEKGRVVIFGAGAGMPYFSTDTVSVQRALEVRCDEVLMGKNGVDGVYDSDPRKNPDATRFEHLTYDHALRDNLQVMDNTAIAMCRDNDVTMRVFGLEGAGNVTRALLGEKIGTLMTADEPTN; encoded by the coding sequence ATGACCAAGAAGACGAACGAGACGACCGGGGGCCCGCGTCGCGTCCTGCTGAAGCTGTCGGGCGAGGCGTTCGGCGGCGGCTCCGTGGGCCTCGACGCCGGCGTCGTGCGCCGCATCGCCGCCGAGATCAGCGAGGCCGTGCGCCAGGGCGTCGAGGTCGCCGTCGTCGTCGGCGGCGGGAACTTCTTCCGCGGCGCCGAGCTCTCGCACGCGGGCATGGACCGCTCCCGGGCCGACTACATGGGCATGCTCGGCACGGTCATGAACTGCCTGGCCCTCCAGGACTTCCTCGAGCAGGCCGGCACCAAGACGCGCGTGCAGACCGCCATCACGATGGGCCAGGTGGCCGAGTCGTACATCCCGCTGCGTGCGATCCGCCACCTCGAGAAGGGCCGCGTGGTCATCTTCGGCGCCGGGGCAGGCATGCCGTACTTCTCCACCGACACCGTGTCGGTGCAGCGCGCGCTCGAGGTGCGCTGCGACGAGGTGCTCATGGGCAAGAACGGCGTCGACGGCGTCTACGACTCCGACCCGCGCAAGAACCCGGACGCGACGCGCTTCGAGCACCTCACGTACGACCACGCGCTGCGCGACAACCTGCAGGTCATGGACAACACCGCCATCGCGATGTGCCGTGACAACGACGTGACCATGCGCGTCTTCGGCCTGGAGGGCGCGGGCAACGTGACGCGCGCGCTGCTGGGCGAGAAGATCGGCACACTGATGACGGCCGACGAGCCGACCAACTGA
- the rlmN gene encoding 23S rRNA (adenine(2503)-C(2))-methyltransferase RlmN, which translates to MAPRRVVKAPRHFADLTHAERVAAVTELGQQGFRAKQLATHYFAHYTADPADWTDLPAGARDALSEALFPTLLTQRRTLKADKGTTVKTLWGLHDGSRIESVLMRYPRRSTLCISSQVGCGMACPFCATGQLGFTRNLSTAEMLEQVRLAMRSLAVGEIPGGPTRLNNLVFMGEGEGLINYKAIMACIRTLVAEAPDGFGMSARNITVSTVGLVPGMKKLAAEGLPLTLALSLHAPDDDLRSELVPINTRFKVDEALDAARAYFDATGRRVSIEYALIKDMNDHAWRADLLGKKLNARGRGWVHVNPIPLNPTPGSIWTASDRAVEAEFVARLRGHGIPTTVRDTRGSDIDGACGQLAAEEEDE; encoded by the coding sequence ATGGCGCCGCGCCGCGTCGTCAAGGCGCCGCGGCACTTCGCCGACCTCACGCACGCCGAGCGCGTCGCGGCCGTCACGGAGCTGGGACAGCAGGGGTTCCGGGCCAAGCAGCTGGCCACGCACTACTTCGCGCACTACACCGCCGACCCCGCCGACTGGACGGACCTGCCGGCGGGCGCGCGCGACGCGCTCTCCGAGGCGCTCTTCCCGACGCTCCTGACGCAGCGCCGGACGCTCAAGGCCGACAAGGGCACCACGGTCAAGACCCTGTGGGGCCTGCACGACGGCAGCCGGATCGAGTCGGTGCTCATGCGCTACCCGCGGCGCTCCACGCTGTGCATCTCGAGCCAGGTCGGCTGCGGCATGGCGTGCCCGTTCTGCGCGACCGGGCAGCTCGGCTTCACCCGCAACCTGTCCACCGCCGAGATGCTGGAGCAGGTCCGGCTCGCCATGCGCTCGCTCGCCGTGGGCGAGATCCCGGGCGGTCCCACGCGCCTCAACAACCTCGTCTTCATGGGCGAGGGCGAGGGCCTCATCAACTACAAGGCGATCATGGCGTGCATCCGCACGCTCGTGGCCGAGGCGCCTGACGGCTTCGGCATGAGCGCCCGGAACATCACCGTCTCCACGGTCGGGCTCGTGCCGGGCATGAAGAAGCTCGCGGCCGAGGGCCTGCCGCTCACGCTCGCGCTGAGCCTGCACGCGCCCGACGACGACCTGCGCAGCGAGCTCGTGCCGATCAACACGAGGTTCAAGGTCGACGAGGCGCTCGACGCCGCCCGCGCCTACTTCGACGCGACGGGCCGCCGCGTGTCGATCGAGTACGCGCTCATCAAGGACATGAACGACCACGCCTGGCGTGCCGACCTGCTGGGCAAGAAGCTCAACGCCCGCGGCAGGGGCTGGGTGCACGTGAACCCGATCCCGCTCAACCCGACCCCCGGGTCGATCTGGACGGCGTCGGACCGTGCCGTGGAGGCCGAGTTCGTCGCTAGGCTGCGGGGGCACGGGATCCCGACGACGGTTCGGGACACCCGGGGTTCGGACATCGACGGCGCCTGCGGGCAGCTGGCCGCCGAGGAGGAGGACGAGTGA
- the thiD gene encoding bifunctional hydroxymethylpyrimidine kinase/phosphomethylpyrimidine kinase, translating into MSRPAAGGTAADGANGRRPAGHPVVALTVAGSDPSGGAGIQADLKTFAALGGYGCAVLTGLTAQSTVGVTRVHPVPADMVTAQLETLLADVAVDAVKIGMTSDAAVAGAVADAIEGLRAMAARAGVAAPVVVLDPVMVATSGDRLLAREAEAVLRERLLPLADLVTPNLAEAAVLLGADEARDAAEAADQARAILALAAAQGAPAPAGGRWALVKGGHLPATGAPEAPEAPEAPEAPEAPGEAASRGTGDHAAAARLAVDHLAGPGGVVVALAGPHVATRNTHGTGCTLSSACAVLRPGAGGWPAAVRAAKDYLTGALAAGRSLHVGGTGLLGVPGAPGAWSGHGPVDHGWAAR; encoded by the coding sequence ATGAGCCGGCCCGCCGCGGGCGGCACCGCGGCGGACGGGGCGAATGGCCGGCGCCCCGCCGGGCACCCCGTCGTCGCCCTGACCGTCGCCGGCTCCGACCCCTCGGGCGGCGCCGGGATCCAGGCGGACCTCAAGACGTTCGCGGCGCTCGGCGGCTACGGCTGCGCGGTGCTCACGGGCCTGACGGCCCAGTCGACCGTCGGCGTCACGCGCGTCCACCCCGTGCCGGCCGACATGGTCACGGCCCAGCTCGAGACGCTGCTGGCCGACGTCGCGGTCGACGCCGTGAAGATCGGCATGACGAGCGACGCCGCCGTCGCCGGGGCGGTCGCCGACGCGATCGAGGGGCTGCGCGCCATGGCCGCCCGGGCCGGGGTGGCGGCGCCCGTCGTGGTGCTGGACCCCGTCATGGTCGCGACGTCGGGCGACCGGCTGCTCGCCCGTGAGGCCGAGGCCGTGCTGCGCGAGCGGCTGCTGCCGCTGGCCGACCTCGTCACGCCCAACCTCGCCGAGGCCGCCGTCCTGCTGGGCGCCGACGAGGCCCGCGACGCGGCCGAGGCGGCCGACCAGGCCCGCGCGATCCTCGCGCTCGCGGCCGCGCAGGGTGCACCCGCGCCCGCGGGCGGCCGGTGGGCGCTGGTCAAGGGCGGGCACCTGCCGGCCACCGGGGCGCCCGAGGCGCCCGAGGCGCCCGAGGCGCCCGAGGCGCCCGAGGCGCCCGGCGAGGCTGCCTCCCGCGGCACCGGCGACCACGCGGCCGCCGCCCGCCTCGCCGTCGACCACCTGGCCGGGCCGGGCGGCGTCGTCGTCGCGCTCGCCGGCCCGCACGTCGCGACCCGCAACACGCACGGGACCGGGTGCACGCTCAGCTCGGCGTGCGCGGTGCTGCGCCCGGGCGCCGGCGGGTGGCCTGCGGCGGTCCGGGCGGCCAAGGACTACCTGACGGGCGCGCTGGCCGCCGGCCGGTCGCTGCACGTCGGCGGCACCGGGCTGCTGGGCGTGCCGGGCGCGCCGGGCGCCTGGTCGGGGCACGGCCCCGTCGACCACGGCTGGGCGGCGCGCTGA
- the dxr gene encoding 1-deoxy-D-xylulose-5-phosphate reductoisomerase, whose translation MRSVTLLGSTGSIGTQAIDVVRRHRDRFRVEALSAGGGDVALLAAQAAELGVRAVGVADPARTDALRAALAAAGSRAEVLAGPDAATQLAGRGADVVLNGITGSVGLRPTLAALAAGSTLALANKESLVVGGALVKAAQRRPDQIVPVDSEHSAIAQSLRSGTHAEVRRLVLTASGGPFRGRSRDDIKAVTPDQALAHPTWSMGPVVTVNSASLMNKGLELIEAHLLFDVPVERITVVVHPQSVVHSMVEFVDGSTIAQASPPDMRLPIALGLSWPDRLDPVSAPCDWTQATAWTFEPLDETTFPAVGLARAAAAASATHPAVYNAANEQGVAAFLAGRIGFLDIVDTVERVLGEHDGVAAAAVILADVEGAEAWARARADELLARR comes from the coding sequence ATGCGCTCCGTCACCCTCCTCGGCTCCACCGGTTCCATCGGCACGCAGGCCATCGACGTCGTCCGCCGCCACCGCGACCGCTTCCGCGTCGAGGCCCTCAGCGCCGGCGGGGGAGACGTCGCCCTGCTCGCCGCGCAGGCCGCCGAGCTCGGCGTGCGCGCCGTCGGCGTCGCCGACCCCGCCCGGACCGACGCGCTGCGCGCGGCGCTCGCCGCCGCGGGCTCCCGGGCCGAGGTGCTCGCCGGACCCGACGCCGCGACGCAGCTCGCCGGGCGCGGCGCCGACGTCGTCCTCAACGGCATCACCGGGTCCGTAGGGCTGCGGCCCACGCTCGCGGCGCTCGCGGCGGGGTCGACGCTCGCGCTCGCCAACAAGGAGTCGCTCGTCGTCGGCGGGGCGCTCGTCAAGGCGGCGCAGCGCCGTCCGGACCAGATCGTGCCGGTCGACTCCGAGCACAGCGCCATCGCGCAGTCGCTGCGCTCGGGCACGCACGCCGAGGTGCGACGGCTGGTCCTCACGGCGAGCGGCGGCCCGTTCCGCGGTCGGTCGCGCGACGACATCAAGGCGGTCACGCCCGACCAGGCGCTCGCGCACCCCACGTGGAGCATGGGCCCGGTCGTCACGGTCAACTCGGCGAGCCTCATGAACAAGGGCCTCGAGCTCATCGAGGCCCACCTGCTCTTCGACGTCCCGGTCGAGCGGATCACGGTCGTCGTGCACCCGCAGTCGGTCGTGCACTCGATGGTGGAGTTCGTCGACGGGTCCACCATCGCGCAGGCGAGCCCGCCCGACATGCGCCTGCCGATCGCGCTCGGCCTGTCCTGGCCCGACCGCCTCGATCCCGTCTCCGCGCCGTGCGACTGGACGCAGGCGACCGCCTGGACGTTCGAGCCGCTCGACGAGACGACGTTCCCGGCCGTCGGCCTGGCCCGGGCGGCCGCCGCCGCGTCCGCGACGCACCCCGCCGTCTACAACGCCGCCAACGAGCAGGGCGTCGCGGCGTTCCTCGCGGGCCGGATCGGGTTCCTGGACATCGTCGACACGGTCGAGCGGGTGCTCGGCGAGCACGACGGCGTCGCGGCCGCCGCCGTCATCCTCGCCGACGTCGAGGGCGCCGAGGCGTGGGCGCGCGCCCGGGCGGACGAGCTGCTCGCGCGGCGCTGA